The DNA sequence AGGACTCGAGGGGCCGGTCGCGATCGGGTACGACGCCCGCGAAACCTCGCGCGGGTTCGCCGAGGAACTGTCGCGGGTGCTGTGTGCGAACGGGTTCGACGTACTGCTCTCCGATCGGGACCGACCGACGCCGCTGGTCGCCCACGCGATCGTCGACCGCGACCTCGCGGGTGCGCTCGTCATCACGGCCTCGCACAACCCGCCCGAATACAACGGCGTGAAGTTCATCCCCGAAGATGGCGCACCGGCGCTACCCGCCGTCACCGACGCCATCGCGGATCGCCTCGCCGAACCCGAGTCGCTGCCCGAAGCCGAGCACGGCACCGTCCGCGAGGTCGACTTCGCCGAGACCCACGCGGATGCCGTCTTCGATCTGGTCGAATCGATCACCGGCAGTACCGACCTCTCGGCGCTGTCCGTCGCCTACGACGCCATACACGGCAGCGGTCGCGGGACCACCGACGCCGTCCTCGAGCGCGCCGGGGCCGACCTCGAACGCTATCGCTGCGAGCGCGACCCCGACTTCGGCGGCGGCTCACCCGAACCCGCCGCCGAAAATCTCGAGACGCTGATCGCAACCGTCACCGACAACGATAGCGGCGTCGACCTCGGGATTGCCAACGACGGCGACGCCGATCGCATCGCCGTTGTCACACCAGAGCGGGGGTATCTCGACGAGAACCTGTTTTTCGCCGCACTCTATGACTTCCTGCTCGAGGACGCCTCCGGATCCGCGGTCCGGACCGTCTCGACGACGTACCTGATCGACCGCGTCGCGGAGGCCCACGGCGAGACCGTCCGGGAGGTCCCGGTCGGCTTCAAGTGGGTCGCCGACGCGATGACAGACGGCGAGGCGCTCGTCGGCGGCGAGGAGTCGGGGGGCTTTACCGTTCGGGGCCACGTCCGCGAGAAAGACGGCGTGTTGATGGCGCTACTCGCGGCCGCGATGCACGCCGCCGAACCGCTCGACGAGCGAGTCGACCGACTGCTCGCAGCACACGGGACGGTCGTCCAGGACAAGCTCAGCGTCGACTGCCCCGACGACGAGAAGGCACGGGTGCTCGACGATCTCGAGGCCGAAATCCCAGAGACCGTCGCGGATACCGAAGTCGAGGACGTCAACACCGCCGATGGGTTCAAACTCCTGCTGGCCGATGGCTCGTGGCTGCTCGTTCGCCCCAGTGGTACGGAGCCAGTGTTGCGGGTCTATGCCGAGGCCGCGGACGAAACGCGAGTGGACGA is a window from the Natrinema sp. HArc-T2 genome containing:
- a CDS encoding phosphoglucomutase/phosphomannomutase family protein; amino-acid sequence: METISFGTDGWRATLEEFTTPRVRMVGQAVATYLTDEGLEGPVAIGYDARETSRGFAEELSRVLCANGFDVLLSDRDRPTPLVAHAIVDRDLAGALVITASHNPPEYNGVKFIPEDGAPALPAVTDAIADRLAEPESLPEAEHGTVREVDFAETHADAVFDLVESITGSTDLSALSVAYDAIHGSGRGTTDAVLERAGADLERYRCERDPDFGGGSPEPAAENLETLIATVTDNDSGVDLGIANDGDADRIAVVTPERGYLDENLFFAALYDFLLEDASGSAVRTVSTTYLIDRVAEAHGETVREVPVGFKWVADAMTDGEALVGGEESGGFTVRGHVREKDGVLMALLAAAMHAAEPLDERVDRLLAAHGTVVQDKLSVDCPDDEKARVLDDLEAEIPETVADTEVEDVNTADGFKLLLADGSWLLVRPSGTEPVLRVYAEAADETRVDELLEAGRELLEPLI